tcaatattggGACTGATTATTCCCGGAATAGTGGAAACCGTATTCCGCTGGAAGGATCTGGGATTCCTTAAATGGGTTTTGCTGAAGAACATTTTAATCGTCGCATTTGGTTTTACATGTCTGATATCTGGTTGTACAGTGACTGTTATGGATATTATCGAAATACTGCACAATAAAACTGTGATgtagataaattaattaaaattaaatttattaaataattatttatgtatgtgcATTTTATTCCAAACTAAATGTTCCCGCGAAATTCGTTTCGCCCTAATAAGATTTTGTTACTTaccctacctttttagtagctgcttctcaacatttaatttttttttaatatgaaataaaatgtaaaatggaACAGTATCTATGCTACGGCATAGAGACAGCTCGATTTTCCAGAATATAAACTGGTTTACgctttaatttttctctccataaaaaccttcctcagagttcaaggaataaataaaataaatatgaaattattttttgacacGATCGATCACCCCTTCATACATTTTGGCGGTGATAAACCGCTAGATAACATACTTAAAATGTCGATATTAATAAAGATCCGAAAATCCGTGGCTGATttcaataaatgttattcttGAATATCTTAGACCAGggtcgataatttttgaaaccaaaaaaaattacagtagggtGAAACCCATTTGAAAAGCAGGGgggatcaaaatgaaaggaaaaataaattacggtcgatctgtgggaaggggtgggggggtgagttttaagggtaaaaaacggtttatctcgatttccggcaaaactaaaagtcctatcgaagaaagttaaatggcaaagttgtaggtaataaaaagatctaaaagttttgttttcacacatttttcacttaacctcaaaattggtgtgaaaaattcaaaaaaccaagtttttggttttttatttttatcttttacaaaaatttatttttttaaacgaaatttggtgaaaacttactttattatgtcccaaatatactgtaatttatttgattaaaaatatttattttttcaccttattttgaattaatatggaaaaaacaccctaattttcaatcgaaaattctgacgtcaaaatttcagcttttttcaaaaagttggtgtgcgttcagttcgttgaaatctctactttcctatggtaaaaaatataaatatatattaccatagtaaatcttctcagaaactGCAAAAAATCggatgcagtaacgcccagacccgtcatccccttccctacttctctatgaaatacgaaaattttagcccatctaaaggctaaaaattttttttaggtcactcaagtatatataagttatcttaaaatagtaataaataggcatctaattataatttaaagaagattcaaattttttttaaaggctatctgcactggtctatctACGCTACAAAACAAATCAAATGTAAAGCACCGGAAGACATCGGCAACTAAAGTCTAGACGAAGTTaataaactgtattttttGTGTCACTGActgttaatgtttttttatataaatgtaatcattttatatttacgttaaaatctgcatttaaaaattcggctttctaaaaatgtattacacTTTATAACTATTCTTAcgaagttttaaattaaattgattttaaaatattgaagcGATCAGATCTGAAATAGACATTCTTTGGCATACTTACTTTGCGGATTTAAAAACTACATATTCCACTAAAAATCACGATTCctacattatattaaagttcCACTCGTATACTAtccaataaacttttaaaagtgcGTCAATAAGAACATTActaaaaacgatttttttatatgccgTCGTTCTACCATTAtgcgccgttgactttttgggtttggACTAAAGCAAGGTTTCCTTgcaatgttttccttccccgtactatttaatattaaatgcgcataaAGACCAAGGTTGTATAGAAACTCAGGGATGTAAATTAGCTGATAGCACTTTGGCAACAGTGTGGCTGTTTTTCGTGTTTGAATGTACTCAAAATGTCATGTGTCAAACGTTGTGtagaacaaaaaacttggcgattaattGCGATTGTGTGagattattgccagttcttctcttccgctctacgcccttgatttgagaactggcagtaaatgtgaaattagaagcatttaatatgtatttcttttttggcgttcataagtgtacattgtgttacctatatgaataaataattttgatttgatttgaatatatttaaccAAAACCTTCTTGGTACAAAGGTATTTATTTGTCCGCAAATCATTTTCCATTTGATACTcatcatataatttaattcaagcACTGCGGTTTCGTTTATCTTACTCTTATCAACGTTTTAAATACTGAGATTATAACAATGAAACTCTTATGTTTAATCAAAGCTTGTCATTAACAGCCTTGTGACAGATAAAATATACTCAAATTGTGTATATGTAATAGTGGTATGGAAGTACAGAAAAGTGAGAATGGTGAGGTACAGGATGAGGAGTATAATCCGTACGAGCATCGGCAAGTGAAGAAACCTAATTCGTGAGTTATTAGCGGACCTGGCTGAGCATAgctaaaccttttttttaatatagcgATCCTACCTCGAGATTGAAGCGTtttaatggtgaaagaatttttgaaaccgGTGATGTTTATTAGTAACAACATGAAACATACAATACTTCTTCTTTATACTACGTTATagattttagaaatattaatagaagCGTTAACATGGAGATTTATTTAGGAAATAATTTTGAACTACTTCCAATCAATATAGAAGTTAGCAAATTAGATACAAAGTTATGAGGTTCAGCTTCAAATTTTGGGGTGTATGTATGCCACAAGTACGATGACTTATAGTCTGTCAATTGCATTTTCTATATATTGATAATTCCATGTTAGTTGTGAAGaacacacacatatacaaCTAATGAAGCAGCCCTCAAGAATAGAATAACATTtccaaaggccggcaacgtatcCACTTTATTCAATAGCTTTCTCATTTGCCTCCAATCCCATAAAAGAGTTAGTCATGGAGGTTGAGATTTGTCAGAggataaatgtattttttttaccattccCTGAAAGATCGGCAACATACCCGCTAGTCCCCGACGTTgcaggtgtccatgggcggcggttatCACGTTATTCAATGTGACATGCTTGACTCGTTTACCTCCTGGTCCCATTAAAAAATGTAGGTGATATGGAATGGCTATAACACGGGGGTTAAAACTAACTTGCTGATTGCTACATTTAAACATCTGTTCACTTGTTCTGTTCTGTCCTGCTTCTGTAGCTTCccgtttattataaaaaatttgctGGAAATAGAACTCAGGACTTCCGATTTCTACGCATCGAACAAGACGCGATGGTGCAGTCCAAGCTTGATATAGTAATATCAAAAGCTTTGATAATACTTTTAGAAGATTAAAgcacaatttatttttcagtgaTGTACGATCTCTGGCAAATTTACTAAAAGCCTCATTAGGCTCTGGTATTCTAGCTATGCCTCTCGCCTTCTCAAATGCTGGATGGGGCTTTGGCATTATCGGCACAATCATAGTAGCATTTGTATGTGGACACTGCGTGCATATATTTGTAAGCAtactaattgtttatttatacgaACTTAGCTGAATACTTTATAATAACATacttgaatattaatatacataccTATAAGTACTtttacttctttaggcgcgttatgaaaaatttatggaagtgaaattttacgatgagcgcgcaccgtgacacaaaattaacagaatgaagttagtggcgcatgttggcacgcacgccgcctctgatcactgtgtatttatatttataatatttatccacatgctttgagtttcaACACGtcttttcattttgttttcattaaacaagtgcgaattttatatgtgcgtctgaattataatcagaagtgatttaaattgaatatttaaatcaatactaattaaaataataataaatataaatataatattaataaatatttatttattaaatttttcaaatgtaaactgaactttattgactataatgactcctttttcagtctttgattatttaattgtaatataaggTTTTTACTACAAGTTTGTcagttaaatttcaaatacatagaaatctcaaacaaaattatcgttCTTTCGTTGGCTCTTTCAATGCCAATACGTTTTAGCTTATAGATGGTCATGGTACGAAAAAATACTATTGACTTAAGAAACCTAAACTCATCAGCATTTCAACTGGGTTGCTTTAAGAAAGCTCATGGCATGGCCCCCTGAAATTGAATTACTTACCATACCTTTTCGAAGACTAAATTTGATACGGGGTTAAGCACAAATGAGGTAGGCACTCcacatttgtatataaaactattGACGTGACAAcctcttataattcgatggagccggctgcacgcacgaaaaaacatgactcatgcggcgttactctcgctctgaggcgttacctcgctctgaggcgttccatttaaatttgacataattgtatttatgcctacaaataaatgtaacttgatcaattcaattgtgatttccatttacctatttctctatatccattcaaaatacctatcaaacaaattaaattaaattttttttgaaaaatgcaaccatatttttttatgacgttgtcacgttcaactatcgtcagtaaaccgactttacagacaaccgattttttttaaaattgcggattttaattttgaatccgaagtgaataaataagtaaagtaTATAACGCAGCTAATGTTTTACAGGTGACAGTATCTCGAGGTTGTTGTAAAGTGCTGAGAAAGCCTCTTTTAAACTACGCAGAGACGTGTGAAGCAGCGTTTTCCATTGGACCGAAGAAATTTCGACGCTTTGCGAGATTCGCTaggtaaaatttgtttatacatgGTAAATAAAGCCTTTATTCTATGAACATTGGTTACAAAAACTTGGTAAGAAAAACAATTgctaacttttttttgtacttGCAAAAGTACCATGGTACATAACCAACAACGAAGTTCACTAACAATTTAATATGAGAACTATCAAAGAGGAAATCCGGAGACTGGCAGCTAAATACAAAGAGCGGTTAAGCTGTCACCCAAACGAACTTGCTCGCCAACTCACCATTAGACAGTATGTGATCTCATAGCCATagggctgattgcaaatacccgcagttttttttttaacaaccaGTTTTATGGCCCGATTGTCTGACCTCCCTTATTTTATCCCATTCTGTCCTGGTCTTCATCTCGCAGACCCTGCCCATCTTTTTACTTGACGTCTTTAACATgacctaaataaattatgcgcaattaatatattaatttttttagagttTTTGCTGAAGTTGCTCAGTTATTGACTTATCTCGGAGTGTGCTGTATTTTCACTGTTTTAATTGCAGATTCTATAAAACAggtatgttatattattactatgtaacaataattaaacttaagCAGTGGCTTTGTAATGTGGGTTCGATTCTTGGCggattaatatttgttttgttatgacACATAAGACTGACTATAACACTATAAACAATATCATAGTTCTTATTGTAtgcaacaaaaatatttatttatttaatttttcaaatgtaaactgaactctattgactataatgactccttttccagtctgtgattatttaattgtaattaattatttacatgcaatcaaaaactatttttaataatgccaaagaagtatatcttcttacgcgcgtacatcagtacacgcaccctttttttttgaGTGAGCGACTGGATCATTGgccaaaacattaaaaaaaaaaagcaattGACAGGTCTGTGATAAACACTTCTAATTATAGAGAGTAGGGAGGCCCGGTtttcaaattatcgcatgATGGCGAGCAATATACTATTCCTTCAACTTAAAATTACGGAGATATTCAAATTAACAAGTGTTAAAAAATCGAGAGTCTACATATTAACGAGATTAATCACGTTCTTCATAAAGAACTTGTTAAGTTCAATACTGTTATTCTAATACCTTTCAGCTTTTCGATCGCTACGTAACATCTGCAATAGTACCAGTTGAATACTATTGCCTGGCGATTCTAGTACCCCTGTGTATAATGTGTCAAATAAGATACTTAAAATGGCTGGCCCCATTTTCATTGATCGCAAATGTTCTTCTAGTAGCCACATTTGCAATATGCATCTACTATATATTTAAGGATGAAATAACATTGAATGGTAGAAAGGTGATCGGACCTGCAGCTCGCTTGCCAGCTTTTCTTTCGTAAGTATTATGACAATGttctattatctatataatataaatgaatcaaATATTACTAAACACAAAACTCAAAGACGGCTGGTGCAATAAtagagatttttatttattccttgaaatcTGAggataaatgaaaaatttagttttatttcaaacataGGTTTTTATTCCGAAAACCTGAACAGTCAATATTAGCATATAAAAATGTTCCAAATGGTATCTAGGTACTAAAAgttaggctaagtaaaaacaatattaagatgaagttcgcgggggcagcaaGTCatcaatacaaattaaattccataaattaaaaagaatgtaCAAATACcccttttttaacaaataccACCAAAATACACCCAATAGTATTAACTAACAATtacttatttgtattcatgggTCTATTACTAAGAGAATTGAATTAGTTAGGACGTGATCCTGTTATGCAAATTTCCCAAGCCATTATAGACATATTTATCATTCTCGTGAGACAATTCTTGTGCTTTCGTGCATTCcagatttaattatgtaaaaggTCTACTAATTCACACTTACAGGAAGTTTGTTCCgaatttataattactcaTTATTTCACACATTGGCTCTTGTTCAGcactgcgattctgtaactcacttttcgaactcacacagcggttttcgcatcggcggtcgctatCAAATCattcgtgaagcagtcattttatgatttggcattatgaaaaggtgggagctggtagtttattgtttattacgaCTGATTttagcgaccgccgatgcgaaaaccgctgtgtgagttacagaatcgcagggctgtccGACTACTTGTCTTGAACTCATCAACTTCATAGTTTAACAATTAGTTTGCTTGAATCACGTTACAAACTTCTTATTCTCCcatatgttttaaaagaaCAGTGATCTTCGCAATGGAGGGAATTGGCGTTGTGATGCCGGTAGAGAATGCTATGAAGAAACCGCAACACTTTCTGGGATGCCCCAGCGTTCTGGTAATAGCGATGTCCTTCATCATGATGCTTTACACCATCCTAGGTGTGTTTGGATACTTCAGATATGGCGATGAGCTAAAGGGTTCCATCACTTTGAACCTGCCTATTGATGATTGGTAAGAACGTCTTTAacgagataatttaaaattgtacaattatagtccttttcatgaaagaagtcccccagacgcggcgctgcaatcgcataacGTAATGTtaccatttatgagtaaaaaaattacctattttatttacatttagcagatgtaatttatcaaaaaatattattttctgcatacttcgatgaaacaatatttatgttatgtaaaaagtatatttttatttacttatattagcggtgttctacctacttacagggaaaagatgagaaaatagggtaaagaaaagcattaagcaatacaattttttattcagagttttattgcataattgttgggttacagttttttttgaagtaacgCCGctattataccttcgtttgtaattcttgttacagttttctctgacacacctgcaattaaattatagaattaaaaataatagtaactttaagtttataatgcttatgtaatatatgttttaatttcagttacctagtttcatcacgttatgtatttattcaattttgtcgcaaaaacgaatttatataataaaagtcccatcaa
The Pieris napi chromosome 17, ilPieNapi1.2, whole genome shotgun sequence DNA segment above includes these coding regions:
- the LOC125057851 gene encoding proton-coupled amino acid transporter-like protein pathetic; the encoded protein is MEVQKSENGEVQDEEYNPYEHRQVKKPNSDVRSLANLLKASLGSGILAMPLAFSNAGWGFGIIGTIIVAFVCGHCVHIFVTVSRGCCKVLRKPLLNYAETCEAAFSIGPKKFRRFARFARVFAEVAQLLTYLGVCCIFTVLIADSIKQLFDRYVTSAIVPVEYYCLAILVPLCIMCQIRYLKWLAPFSLIANVLLVATFAICIYYIFKDEITLNGRKVIGPAARLPAFLSTVIFAMEGIGVVMPVENAMKKPQHFLGCPSVLVIAMSFIMMLYTILGVFGYFRYGDELKGSITLNLPIDDWPAVCAKVFIAISIFLTYPLHFYVVVGVLTRFSEPYVKKEYRNMSQIMGRTAIVLLCGGIGVALPMLEYITNFVGALFYSILGLVIPGVVETIYKWKDLGKFNWILWKNIIIVLFGVFCVISGCAVTIGDIIKRLNNPLV